The following proteins are co-located in the Triticum aestivum cultivar Chinese Spring chromosome 1A, IWGSC CS RefSeq v2.1, whole genome shotgun sequence genome:
- the LOC123040583 gene encoding uncharacterized protein isoform X5, giving the protein MLGDACEEMLGDPSAPPESSRPADECLMDARMQIEREIETKTKSSLKEGLGQQLKTDHMEESKDLTRDCLNKVPHTGIAFEVEGGKPGSDRNEEGGDKLC; this is encoded by the exons ATGCTCGGCGACGCCTGCGAGGAGATGCTCGGCGATCCGAGCGCCCCTCCAGAGTCCTCGCGCCCTGCTGATGAG TGTCTGATGGATGCCCGCATGCAGATTGAACGCGAGATAGAAACTAAAACCAAGTCCTCCTTGAAAGAAGGGTTAGGTCAACAGCTTAAAACT GATCATATGGAGGAGTCCAAAGACTTAACAAGAGATTGCCTAAACAAAGTG CCGCACACAGGTATAGCTTTTGAAGTTGAAGGAGGGAAACCTGGGAGTGATAGAAATGAAGAAGGCGGAGATAAGTTGTGTTAA
- the LOC123040583 gene encoding uncharacterized protein isoform X6 codes for MLGDACEEMLGDPSAPPESSRPADEIEREIETKTKSSLKEGLGQQLKTDHMEESKDLTRDCLNKVPHTGIAFEVEGGKPGSDRNEEGGDKLC; via the exons ATGCTCGGCGACGCCTGCGAGGAGATGCTCGGCGATCCGAGCGCCCCTCCAGAGTCCTCGCGCCCTGCTGATGAG ATTGAACGCGAGATAGAAACTAAAACCAAGTCCTCCTTGAAAGAAGGGTTAGGTCAACAGCTTAAAACT GATCATATGGAGGAGTCCAAAGACTTAACAAGAGATTGCCTAAACAAAGTG CCGCACACAGGTATAGCTTTTGAAGTTGAAGGAGGGAAACCTGGGAGTGATAGAAATGAAGAAGGCGGAGATAAGTTGTGTTAA